The segment GCCCATATAATGCACCAAGCACAGCCCCGTAAATGGGTCCCAACCCGGCGATATTCAATAGCTGGATCAGGTTCCCCTTCCACCATGGCATGGGAACGAAATCAAAGTTGTCCCTTTTTGTATAGGCCGGAGTAGGATTCTGATCATCAATCACAAAAACTCGTTCTACGAATTTAGAATAAAAGATATAACCTAGAACTAGAAAAATAAGTGCGCCAAAAAATGTGATCATGATGTTCTCCCCCTGTTGTTTAAAAATTATAATTTCAAATATTCTATCATGTTTACAGGGGAAAACAACAGATTAATCAGAAAAATTAAAACTTTTTGTTAAATAAACCGTTTTCATGTCGGATTATTGGATTTTTAGGGGATGTAAGTCTATTTTGTGGTAAGCTAGTAAGTATATTGAAATAAAGAGAAGTGATCTTATGTATTTATCAATAAAAGAGACAGCGGAATACCTTTCCTGTTCAGAAGCATATGTCAAAACACTGATACAGGAGAAGAAAATACGTGCATTATTCGATGGCGAGGACTACTTAATCAACAAAGAACAATTCACAACACATATGAAACAAATGGAGAAGTACAAGGAACTTGTTGAAGAGGTCAGAAACGAACCAATTCCAGAAGATATTGATATAAAGGATGAAGATTGAAAGAAAAGAGCACCTGTTAGCGGGTGCTCTTTTTATTGGGGTGATCCAGCCAAATCTCTTGACTACTTATTATTAAATGTTTAAACTCTTAAACATAATAACAAGGAAAAACTTGTCTAATTCATTCTAATTGTAAGAGAATAGAAATAACATAATCTGAATACATGAGAAACTGGAGGAACCTTGTATGTCGAT is part of the Sutcliffiella sp. FSL R7-0096 genome and harbors:
- a CDS encoding excisionase family DNA-binding protein → MYLSIKETAEYLSCSEAYVKTLIQEKKIRALFDGEDYLINKEQFTTHMKQMEKYKELVEEVRNEPIPEDIDIKDED